Proteins encoded within one genomic window of Chrysemys picta bellii isolate R12L10 chromosome 6, ASM1138683v2, whole genome shotgun sequence:
- the LOC135984260 gene encoding uncharacterized protein LOC135984260, which produces MQADNRKRAPAWTVREVLDLIAVWGEDSVLAELRSKRRNAKTFEKISKGMMERGHNRDSEQCRVKVKELRQAYQKTKEANGRSGSEPRTCRYYAELHAILGGAATTTPPLFVDSGSGIVSTPEDSADGVEEEEEEEDELAESTQHSLLPNSQDLFITPTEVPSQASTQDSDPMEGTSAAANSSSLPPPSRRLSQIRRRKKKTRDEMFSEIMQSSRSDRAHLNEWKETVSKYRKEVSEREDRRDQREERRDDRDERWRQEDQRMKDATLGLLRRLVEVQERLLENRLPLQPLFHPPPSPCSVSSSPRRVRTRGGRLRTPSHSTPVDSPSKRLSFF; this is translated from the exons atgcaggctgataatcgaaaaagagcaccagcatggaccgtgagggaggtactggatctgatcgctgtatggggagaggattcagtgcttgcagaacttcgttctaaaagacgaaatgcaaaaacttttgaaaaaatctccaagggcatgatggagagaggccacaatagggactctgagcagtgccgcgtgaaagtcaaggagctcagacaagcctatcagaaaacaaaggaggcaaacggtcgctccgggtcagagccgcggacatgccgctactacgccgagctgcatgcaattctagggggggctgccaccactaccccacctttgttcgtggattctgggtcggggatagtctcgacgcctgaggattctgctgatggggtagaggaggaggaggaggaggaggatgagcttgcagagagcacacagcactcccttctccccaacagccaggatctttttatcaccccgactgaagtaccctcccaagccagtacccaagactctgaccccatggaagggacctcag cagctgcaaattcctcaagcctccctcctccatcccgaaggttatcacagataaggcgtcgtaagaagaagacgcgagacgagatgttttcggaaattatgcaatccagcaggagtgacagagctcatctgaatgagtggaaggaaacagtttcaaagtataggaaagaagtcagtgaacgtgaggacaggagggaccaacgtgaggagaggagagacgatcgagatgagagatggcggcaggaagaccagaggatgaaggatgcaacgctggggctgctccggcgtctggtggaggttcaggaacggctgctggaaaacagactgccgcttcagcccctgttccaccctcccccctccccatgttccgtatcctcctcacccagacgtgtaagaacgcggggggggaggctccgtacaccttcccattccaccccagtagacagcccaagcaaaaggctgtcatttttttaa